In one Bacillus thuringiensis genomic region, the following are encoded:
- a CDS encoding 23S rRNA pseudouridine(2604) synthase RluF yields the protein MKINQYISEAKSCSRRETDRLIKAGRVAINGEICTHGTLVSDGDRVTIDGKVIVKEEKEKVYIAFHKPVGIICTAADHIEDNIIDYINYPERIFPVGRLDKASEGLILLTNDGGIANQILHGDHEHEKEYVVTVDKPFTDWFIDEMSSGVKIKDGMTKPCKVTRVDQSTFRIVLTQGMNRQIRRMSRAFGFTVIKLKRVRIMNIELNELEVGKWRSVTAEELEILIGQL from the coding sequence ATGAAAATCAACCAATACATAAGCGAAGCAAAATCATGCTCCAGACGTGAAACAGATCGCCTCATTAAAGCTGGACGCGTGGCTATTAACGGCGAAATATGTACGCACGGTACACTTGTGAGCGATGGTGATAGGGTAACGATTGATGGGAAAGTTATTGTAAAAGAAGAGAAAGAAAAGGTGTACATCGCCTTCCATAAACCAGTCGGCATTATTTGTACAGCAGCTGATCATATTGAAGATAATATAATTGATTATATCAATTACCCAGAGCGAATCTTTCCAGTTGGACGATTAGATAAAGCATCGGAAGGACTTATTTTATTAACGAATGACGGCGGCATTGCGAATCAAATTTTACATGGTGATCATGAGCACGAGAAGGAATATGTTGTCACAGTCGATAAACCTTTTACGGACTGGTTTATTGATGAGATGTCCAGTGGTGTAAAGATTAAAGATGGAATGACGAAGCCGTGCAAAGTGACAAGAGTCGATCAATCAACATTTCGTATCGTTTTAACGCAAGGAATGAACAGGCAAATTCGTAGAATGAGTCGTGCTTTCGGATTTACTGTAATAAAGCTAAAGCGAGTACGCATTATGAATATAGAGCTAAATGAGCTTGAAGTTGGAAAGTGGCGGAGCGTTACAGCTGAAGAGTTAGAAATTTTAATAGGGCAGTTATAG
- a CDS encoding endonuclease MutS2: MLERTLRVLEYNKVKEQLLEHTASSLGRDKVKHLVPSTDFEEIVEMQDTTDEAAKVIRLKGSAPLGGITDIRSNVKRAKIGSMLSPNELLDIANTMYGSRNMKRFIEDMADNGVELPILETHVAQIVSLYDLEKKITNCIGDGGEVVDSASDKLRGIRTQIRTAESRIREKLENMTRSSNAQKMLSDSIVTIRNERYVIPVKQEYRGVYGGIVHDQSASGQTLFIEPQVIVELNNALQEARVKEKQEIERILLMLTEEVAVEADIVLSNVEVVANLDFIFAKAFYAKRIKATKPIVNNERYMDLRQARHPLIDPEIIVPNNIMLGKDFTTIVITGPNTGGKTVTLKTVGICVLMAQSGLHIPVMDESEICVFKNIFADIGDEQSIEQSLSTFSSHMVNIVDILEKADFESLVLFDELGAGTDPQEGAALAISILDEVCNRGARVVATTHYPELKAYGYNREQVINASVEFDVNTLSPTYKLLIGVPGRSNAFEISKRLGLSDRVIDQARNHISTDTNKIENMIAKLEESQKNAERDWNEAEALRKQSEKLHRDLQRQIIEFNEDRDERLLKAQKEGEEKVEAAKKEAEGIIQELRQLRKAQLANVKDHELIEAKSRLEGAAPELVKKQKVNVKNTAPKQQLRAGDEVKVLTFGQKGQLLEKVSDTEWSVQIGILKMKVKESNMEYINTPKQTEKKAVATVKGRDYHVSLELDLRGERFENAMARVEKYLDDAQLASYPRVSIIHGKGTGALRQGVQDYLKKHRGVKTFRYGDMGEGGLGVTVVELK; the protein is encoded by the coding sequence ATGTTAGAAAGAACGTTGCGTGTATTAGAATACAATAAAGTAAAAGAACAATTACTTGAACATACAGCATCTTCACTTGGTCGTGACAAAGTGAAGCATTTAGTGCCGAGCACTGATTTTGAAGAAATTGTAGAAATGCAAGATACAACGGATGAAGCTGCGAAAGTTATTCGTTTAAAAGGTAGTGCACCATTAGGTGGTATTACAGATATTCGCTCCAATGTGAAGCGTGCAAAAATTGGGAGTATGTTAAGTCCAAATGAATTACTTGATATTGCGAATACGATGTATGGTAGTCGTAATATGAAACGTTTCATTGAAGATATGGCTGATAACGGTGTCGAGCTTCCGATTTTAGAAACTCACGTCGCTCAAATTGTATCTTTATATGATTTAGAAAAGAAAATTACAAATTGTATCGGTGACGGCGGTGAAGTAGTCGATAGCGCAAGTGATAAACTGCGTGGTATTCGTACTCAAATTCGTACGGCGGAAAGCCGTATTCGTGAAAAGTTAGAAAATATGACGCGCTCTTCAAACGCACAAAAGATGCTGTCTGACTCGATTGTAACGATTCGTAATGAACGTTACGTAATCCCAGTAAAACAAGAATACCGCGGCGTATATGGCGGTATTGTTCACGATCAATCAGCTTCTGGACAAACGTTATTTATTGAACCGCAAGTCATTGTAGAATTAAATAACGCGCTTCAAGAAGCACGTGTGAAAGAAAAACAAGAAATCGAACGCATCTTATTGATGTTAACAGAAGAAGTGGCAGTAGAAGCCGATATCGTTTTATCTAACGTAGAAGTAGTTGCGAATCTTGATTTCATCTTTGCGAAAGCTTTTTATGCGAAGCGTATTAAAGCAACAAAACCAATCGTAAACAATGAGCGTTACATGGATTTAAGACAAGCACGCCATCCGCTCATTGATCCAGAAATTATCGTGCCAAATAACATTATGTTAGGTAAAGATTTCACGACAATTGTTATTACAGGACCGAATACAGGTGGTAAAACAGTTACGCTGAAAACAGTTGGTATTTGTGTATTAATGGCGCAATCTGGTCTTCACATTCCAGTAATGGATGAGTCAGAGATTTGTGTATTTAAAAATATATTTGCTGATATCGGTGATGAGCAATCGATTGAACAAAGTTTAAGTACGTTCTCCTCACATATGGTGAACATTGTTGATATTTTGGAAAAAGCTGATTTTGAAAGCTTAGTTTTATTCGATGAATTAGGTGCTGGAACAGACCCACAAGAAGGTGCTGCACTAGCAATTTCGATTTTAGATGAAGTATGTAATCGCGGTGCTCGCGTTGTTGCAACGACGCATTATCCAGAATTAAAAGCATACGGATACAACCGTGAGCAAGTTATTAATGCGAGCGTTGAGTTTGATGTAAATACATTAAGCCCAACGTATAAATTATTAATCGGTGTACCAGGACGTAGTAATGCCTTCGAAATTTCGAAACGCCTTGGGCTATCTGATCGCGTGATTGATCAAGCTCGTAATCACATTAGTACAGATACGAATAAAATTGAAAATATGATTGCGAAGTTAGAAGAAAGTCAAAAGAACGCAGAGCGTGACTGGAACGAAGCAGAAGCACTTCGCAAGCAATCTGAAAAACTTCATCGCGATTTACAACGTCAAATCATTGAATTTAACGAAGATCGTGATGAACGATTATTAAAAGCGCAAAAAGAAGGGGAAGAAAAAGTCGAAGCTGCAAAGAAAGAAGCGGAAGGCATTATTCAAGAACTTCGTCAATTGCGTAAAGCACAACTTGCAAACGTGAAAGATCACGAGCTAATTGAAGCGAAGAGCCGTCTAGAAGGTGCAGCGCCAGAGCTTGTGAAGAAACAAAAAGTAAACGTGAAAAACACTGCGCCGAAACAACAGTTACGCGCAGGTGATGAAGTAAAAGTATTAACATTCGGTCAAAAAGGTCAACTACTTGAAAAAGTAAGCGATACAGAGTGGAGCGTACAAATCGGTATTCTGAAGATGAAAGTAAAAGAATCTAATATGGAATACATTAACACACCGAAGCAAACAGAGAAAAAAGCAGTTGCAACGGTAAAAGGTAGAGACTATCACGTTTCATTAGAACTTGACCTTCGTGGTGAACGATTTGAAAATGCAATGGCGCGCGTTGAGAAATACTTAGATGATGCCCAGCTTGCAAGCTATCCTCGCGTATCAATTATTCACGGTAAGGGGACAGGAGCACTTCGCCAAGGTGTACAAGATTACTTGAAGAAGCATCGCGGCGTGAAAACCTTCCGTTACGGTGACATGGGCGAGGGAGGCCTAGGCGTAACAGTTGTCGAATTAAAATAG
- the polX gene encoding DNA polymerase/3'-5' exonuclease PolX → MKVNKKQVIKLLETIGLFMELKGANPFKISAFRKAAAALESDDRSLSEIEDFTKIPGIGKGTAAVIQEYIESGTSEVLQELEKEVPSSLLPLLKLPGLGGKKVAKLYKELGVIDMETLKAACEENKVQALAGFGKKTEEKILEAIDQVGSRPERLPIAMVLPIAGEIEEKLSNIAEVIRFSRAGSLRRARETVKDLDFIIATTEPAAVREHLLQFDNMIEVIASGDTKVSVRLQYEYDISIDFRLVKPEEFITTLHHFTGSKDHNVKMRQIAKDKGEKISEYGVENLETGEVKTFETEEDFFAHFGLPFIPPEVREDGKEIELIKEYPNLIQFSDIQGDLHMHTTWSDGAFSIEEMVQACRARGYKFMAITDHSQYLKVANGLTKERLREQAKEIERMNEKYPDITILRGIEMDILPDASLDFDDEVLEELDYVIGAIHSSFSQDRETIMKRLRTALENKHVTMIAHPTGRLLGRREGYDVDTDLLIELAKETNTVLELNANPNRLDLSAKLLKQAQDAGVKVAINTDAHTLEMLEDMETGVAAARKGWIQKDNVINTWDIERLLDYIKRNK, encoded by the coding sequence ATGAAAGTAAATAAAAAACAAGTTATCAAATTATTAGAGACAATCGGGCTTTTTATGGAACTAAAAGGCGCGAATCCATTTAAAATATCTGCATTTCGTAAAGCGGCAGCAGCATTAGAAAGTGACGATCGTAGTCTTTCTGAAATTGAAGATTTCACGAAGATTCCGGGCATCGGAAAAGGAACAGCAGCAGTTATTCAAGAATATATAGAATCGGGAACATCTGAAGTATTACAAGAACTTGAAAAAGAAGTACCAAGTAGCTTATTGCCGTTATTAAAACTACCAGGTCTTGGTGGTAAAAAGGTGGCTAAGTTATATAAAGAGCTAGGCGTTATTGATATGGAGACGTTAAAAGCTGCTTGTGAGGAAAATAAAGTACAAGCTTTAGCTGGTTTCGGTAAGAAGACAGAAGAGAAAATATTAGAAGCAATCGATCAAGTAGGCTCTCGTCCAGAGCGTTTACCAATTGCGATGGTATTGCCTATTGCCGGGGAAATAGAGGAGAAATTGTCGAATATTGCTGAAGTAATTCGTTTCTCTCGCGCTGGTAGTTTGCGCCGCGCGAGAGAAACAGTGAAAGATTTAGATTTTATCATTGCAACGACAGAACCAGCAGCGGTACGTGAGCATTTACTCCAATTCGATAATATGATTGAGGTAATCGCAAGTGGGGATACGAAAGTTTCTGTTCGTCTTCAATATGAATATGATATTTCAATCGATTTCCGCTTAGTAAAACCAGAAGAGTTTATTACAACACTTCACCATTTTACAGGATCAAAAGACCATAACGTAAAAATGCGTCAAATCGCAAAAGATAAAGGCGAGAAAATTAGTGAGTACGGTGTAGAGAACTTAGAAACAGGTGAAGTGAAAACATTTGAGACTGAAGAAGACTTCTTTGCTCATTTCGGTCTGCCATTTATTCCGCCAGAAGTGCGTGAAGATGGAAAAGAAATTGAATTAATTAAAGAGTATCCGAACTTAATTCAGTTTTCCGATATACAAGGTGATTTACATATGCATACAACTTGGAGTGACGGTGCTTTTTCTATTGAAGAAATGGTACAAGCGTGCCGTGCTCGTGGATATAAGTTTATGGCGATTACTGATCACTCGCAATACTTAAAAGTAGCGAATGGTTTAACGAAAGAGCGTCTTCGTGAGCAAGCAAAAGAAATTGAACGTATGAATGAAAAGTATCCAGACATTACAATTTTACGCGGAATTGAAATGGACATTTTACCAGATGCCTCGCTTGATTTTGATGATGAAGTATTAGAAGAATTAGACTATGTCATTGGAGCGATTCACTCTAGCTTCTCACAAGACCGTGAAACGATTATGAAGCGTCTACGTACTGCACTTGAGAATAAACATGTTACAATGATTGCCCATCCGACAGGACGTCTTCTCGGGCGTCGTGAGGGTTATGATGTAGATACAGATTTATTAATTGAACTCGCAAAAGAAACAAATACAGTTTTAGAATTAAATGCGAATCCGAACCGTCTAGATTTAAGTGCGAAATTATTAAAACAAGCACAAGATGCTGGTGTGAAAGTAGCGATTAATACGGATGCTCATACGCTTGAAATGTTAGAAGATATGGAAACAGGTGTAGCAGCAGCACGTAAAGGTTGGATTCAAAAAGATAACGTGATTAACACGTGGGATATTGAACGTTTATTAGACTATATTAAACGTAATAAGTAA
- a CDS encoding CvpA family protein, translated as MIDIIIILLLVMGFFLGLRRGFILQLVKLTSFIIAYLVAYWYCKDLAPALAKFIPYPFDKNVSVPEWIDANNIETVFYQALAFIILFIITKIALSLLGNLLNMFAEIPVLKQVNAFAGAILGFLEVYIVLFVLIIIGNILPIEQVQTPLQKSSISKIIVDDTPILSEKVKELWQTGSRV; from the coding sequence ATGATTGATATTATTATCATTTTACTGCTTGTTATGGGATTTTTCCTCGGCTTACGCAGAGGGTTTATTCTGCAACTTGTAAAGTTAACAAGCTTTATTATCGCATACCTTGTTGCATACTGGTACTGTAAAGATTTAGCGCCAGCACTTGCGAAATTTATTCCGTATCCATTTGATAAAAACGTATCTGTTCCAGAATGGATTGATGCAAATAATATTGAGACAGTATTTTATCAAGCGCTTGCGTTTATCATATTGTTTATTATTACAAAAATAGCACTTTCATTACTTGGTAATTTGTTAAATATGTTTGCAGAAATACCGGTTTTAAAGCAAGTAAATGCGTTTGCCGGGGCAATCCTCGGATTTTTAGAAGTATATATTGTTTTGTTTGTCTTAATTATCATTGGAAACATTCTTCCGATTGAACAAGTACAAACACCATTACAAAAATCATCAATTAGCAAAATAATTGTAGACGATACACCGATTCTATCTGAAAAGGTGAAGGAACTATGGCAGACAGGTAGCAGAGTATAA
- the zapA gene encoding cell division protein ZapA, translated as MSQQKGKKSRINVEIYGQQYSVVGDESTSHIRMVAAIVDDKMRELNAKNPSLDTSRLAVLTAVNVIHDYIKLKEEHEKLKESMTKKGME; from the coding sequence TTGTCACAACAAAAGGGAAAGAAAAGTCGAATTAATGTAGAAATCTATGGTCAACAATATTCAGTTGTTGGCGATGAAAGTACAAGTCATATCCGCATGGTAGCAGCGATTGTGGATGATAAAATGCGCGAACTCAATGCCAAGAATCCTTCGCTTGACACGAGTAGACTAGCGGTATTGACGGCGGTAAACGTCATACACGATTACATAAAATTAAAAGAAGAACATGAGAAATTGAAAGAAAGTATGACAAAAAAAGGAATGGAATAA
- the rnhC gene encoding ribonuclease HIII codes for MSNSIVIQTNSTVIEDMKQQYKHSLSPKTPQGGIFMAKVPSCTITAYKSGKVMFQGGRAEAEASRWQTVSQTPKTAVKKTVDSHRYAPPASISTMSIVGSDEVGTGDFFGPMTVVAVYVDAKQIPLLKELGVKDSKNLNDDQITAIAKQLLHVVPYSSLVLHNEKYNELFDKGNNQGKLKALLHNKAITNLLGKMAPTKPEGVLIDQFTQPDTYYKYLAKQKQVQRENVYFATKGESVHLAVAAASILARYSFVKQFDELSKKAGMPLPKGAGKQVDIAAAKLIQKLGKERLPEFVKLHFANTEKAFRLLK; via the coding sequence ATGTCAAATTCTATCGTAATTCAAACAAATTCTACAGTAATTGAAGACATGAAACAACAATATAAACATTCGCTTAGCCCGAAAACTCCGCAAGGCGGGATCTTCATGGCAAAGGTACCATCTTGCACGATTACAGCGTATAAATCTGGAAAAGTAATGTTCCAAGGAGGCCGCGCTGAAGCAGAAGCTTCTCGTTGGCAAACTGTCTCTCAAACACCCAAAACAGCTGTAAAAAAAACTGTCGATTCACATCGTTATGCACCGCCTGCTTCCATCAGTACAATGTCTATTGTAGGGTCTGATGAAGTTGGTACGGGAGATTTCTTTGGACCGATGACAGTCGTTGCTGTATATGTAGATGCAAAGCAAATTCCACTACTAAAAGAACTTGGTGTAAAAGACTCTAAAAACTTAAATGACGATCAAATTACTGCCATTGCGAAACAACTTCTACATGTTGTTCCTTACAGCTCTCTTGTCCTTCATAATGAAAAATATAACGAGCTATTTGATAAAGGAAACAACCAAGGTAAGCTAAAAGCCTTGCTACATAATAAAGCTATTACAAACTTATTAGGTAAAATGGCACCTACAAAACCTGAAGGCGTCTTAATCGATCAATTCACACAACCTGATACATACTATAAATATTTAGCAAAACAAAAACAGGTACAGCGTGAAAATGTTTATTTCGCGACGAAAGGTGAAAGCGTCCATTTAGCAGTAGCCGCTGCTTCTATTTTAGCTCGCTACTCATTCGTAAAACAGTTTGACGAACTAAGCAAAAAAGCTGGTATGCCACTTCCAAAAGGTGCTGGTAAACAAGTTGATATTGCTGCAGCTAAATTAATTCAAAAGCTTGGTAAAGAACGCTTACCCGAGTTTGTGAAACTGCATTTCGCTAATACGGAGAAGGCGTTTCGCTTATTAAAATAG
- a CDS encoding YuzL family protein, with the protein MSKKVKKDHSRSSLGSPEVEGQGTTTHETGSHKVSSSNKKQKRS; encoded by the coding sequence ATGAGTAAAAAAGTGAAAAAAGATCATTCAAGATCAAGCCTAGGTTCTCCAGAAGTTGAAGGACAAGGAACGACGACACATGAAACAGGTTCTCATAAAGTATCTTCATCAAATAAGAAGCAGAAACGAAGCTAA
- the asnS gene encoding asparagine--tRNA ligase, with product MENTLVKSLYRDTEKYADQTVQVSGWIRNLRDSKAFGFIELNDGSFFKSVQIVFDTELENFKEIAKLPLSSSVKVEGKVIATPGAKQPFEIKAEKIDIEGLSDSDYPLQKKRHTFEYLRTIAHLRPRTNAFSATFRVRSIAAFAIHQFFQERGFVHVHTPIITGSDTEGAGEMFRVTTQDLNNLPKGEDGKVDESKDFFGKETNLTVSGQLNAEAYALAFRDVYTFGPTFRAENSNTTRHAAEFWMVEPEIAFAELGDVMNLTEDMLKYAMKYVLEHAPEEMEFFNSFVDKTVLERMNNVINSDFGRITYTEAIKVLQESGADFKYPVEWGIDLQTEHERYLSEEIFKRPVFVTDYPKDIKAFYMRLNEDGKTVAATDLLVPGIGELIGGSQREERMDVLVDRIKELGMNEEDYWWYLELRKYGGTKHAGFGLGFERFLMYITGMANIRDVIPFPRTPGSSEF from the coding sequence ATGGAAAACACATTAGTAAAAAGTCTGTATAGAGATACAGAAAAGTATGCAGATCAAACAGTACAAGTATCAGGGTGGATTCGTAACTTACGTGATTCAAAAGCATTTGGTTTCATCGAATTAAACGACGGTAGCTTCTTCAAAAGCGTTCAAATCGTTTTCGATACAGAATTAGAGAACTTCAAAGAAATTGCAAAACTTCCACTTAGCTCTTCAGTTAAAGTAGAAGGTAAAGTAATTGCAACGCCTGGAGCGAAGCAACCATTTGAAATTAAAGCAGAAAAAATTGATATCGAGGGTTTATCAGATTCTGATTACCCACTTCAAAAGAAACGTCATACGTTTGAATACTTACGTACAATCGCTCACTTACGTCCAAGAACAAATGCATTCTCTGCAACGTTCCGCGTACGTTCTATCGCAGCATTTGCGATTCACCAATTCTTCCAAGAGCGTGGATTCGTACATGTTCACACACCAATCATCACTGGTAGTGATACAGAAGGTGCTGGCGAAATGTTCCGCGTAACAACGCAAGATTTAAATAACCTACCAAAAGGTGAAGACGGAAAAGTTGATGAGTCAAAAGACTTCTTCGGTAAAGAAACAAACTTAACAGTAAGTGGACAGCTGAACGCTGAAGCTTATGCATTAGCATTCCGTGACGTATACACATTCGGACCTACATTCCGTGCAGAAAACTCAAACACAACTCGCCACGCTGCTGAGTTCTGGATGGTTGAGCCTGAGATTGCATTCGCTGAACTAGGGGACGTAATGAACCTTACAGAAGATATGCTGAAATATGCAATGAAATACGTATTAGAGCATGCACCAGAAGAAATGGAATTCTTCAACAGCTTCGTTGATAAAACAGTTCTTGAGCGCATGAACAACGTAATTAACTCTGACTTCGGTCGCATCACTTATACAGAAGCAATTAAAGTGCTTCAAGAATCAGGTGCTGACTTCAAATACCCAGTAGAATGGGGAATTGACTTACAAACAGAGCACGAAAGATACTTATCAGAAGAAATCTTCAAACGCCCTGTATTCGTAACTGACTATCCAAAAGACATTAAAGCATTCTACATGCGTTTGAATGAAGACGGTAAAACAGTAGCTGCTACTGACCTTCTAGTTCCTGGCATCGGCGAATTAATCGGCGGAAGCCAACGTGAAGAAAGAATGGACGTTTTAGTAGACAGAATTAAAGAATTAGGTATGAACGAAGAGGACTACTGGTGGTACTTAGAACTTAGAAAATACGGCGGTACAAAACACGCTGGATTTGGTCTAGGTTTCGAGCGCTTCCTAATGTACATCACTGGCATGGCTAACATCCGTGACGTAATTCCATTCCCAAGAACTCCAGGTTCTTCTGAATTCTAA
- the pheT gene encoding phenylalanine--tRNA ligase subunit beta: MFVSYRWLQEYVDIKDVTAQELADKITKSGIEVEGVEVLNKGVKGVVVGHVLECEKHPEADKLSKCLIDIGEEEPVQIICGAANIAKGLKVPVAKVGAVLPGNFKIKKAKLRGEASHGMVCALQELGIDGKLVSKEYTDGIFIFPSDAEVGADALEILNLHDEVLELGLTPNRADCLNMLGVAYEVAAIYGREVKLPAIDLQETAEKTSDYISVSVEAKEENPLYIAKMVKNVKIGPSPMWMQTRLMAAGIRPISNVVDITNYILMEYGQPLHAFDYDKLGSKEIVVRLAKEGEKIETLDDQERTLQSHHLVITNGTKALAVAGVMGGADSEVTNETVNVLIESAYFAGQTVRRTSKDLGLRSESSARFEKGIDPTRTFEAIQHAAALMAKYAGGEALEGVVEADNLQVQERTVSVTAEKVNRVLGTNISASEMGTMFTNLKFPFTEVEGTFHVNVPARRPDITISEDLVEEVGRLYGYDHIPVTLPSGTMTRGKLTSAQTKRRKVRRFLEGAGLYEAITYSLTSADKAKQYMVEPNEKAPVGLALPMSEERSQLRLSLVPQLLEAVSYNVARKNDSVALYEVGSIFLPTEEGELPKEEQHLAGVMTGLALHHAWQGEKKVVDFFVVKGVLEGLFDVLGVSNQITYAPAKREGMHPGRTADIVLDGEVIGFIGQLHPEAEKQLDVKNTFVFELSLVKVFGADAEETYYAAIPRFPSMTRDMAVVVTKETKAGEMKQVIAEAGGELLKDVTLFDLYEGEKMEEGKKSLAFSMTYFDAERTLTDEEVTEAHNRVLTTVEEKFGAELRK, encoded by the coding sequence ATGTTCGTATCATATCGTTGGTTACAAGAGTATGTAGATATTAAAGATGTAACAGCACAAGAACTAGCAGACAAAATCACGAAAAGTGGTATTGAAGTAGAAGGCGTTGAAGTATTAAATAAAGGTGTAAAAGGTGTTGTAGTTGGTCACGTATTAGAATGTGAAAAACACCCAGAAGCTGATAAATTAAGCAAATGCTTAATCGATATCGGTGAAGAAGAGCCAGTTCAAATTATTTGTGGAGCTGCTAACATTGCAAAAGGTTTAAAAGTACCAGTTGCAAAAGTTGGAGCTGTACTTCCTGGTAACTTCAAAATCAAAAAAGCAAAACTACGCGGTGAAGCTTCTCACGGTATGGTTTGTGCTCTTCAAGAGCTTGGTATTGATGGAAAGTTAGTTTCAAAAGAATACACAGATGGTATCTTCATCTTCCCAAGTGACGCTGAAGTTGGTGCAGATGCACTTGAAATTTTAAACTTACATGATGAAGTACTTGAGCTTGGCTTAACACCAAACCGTGCAGATTGCCTAAACATGTTAGGTGTTGCATATGAAGTAGCTGCTATTTATGGCCGCGAAGTAAAACTTCCAGCTATCGACTTACAAGAAACAGCAGAAAAAACTTCTGATTATATTTCTGTAAGTGTAGAAGCGAAAGAAGAAAACCCGTTATACATTGCAAAAATGGTTAAAAACGTAAAGATTGGTCCATCACCAATGTGGATGCAAACTCGTCTTATGGCAGCTGGCATTCGTCCAATTAGCAACGTAGTTGATATTACAAACTACATTTTAATGGAATACGGTCAACCGTTACATGCATTCGATTACGATAAATTAGGTTCAAAAGAAATCGTTGTTCGTCTTGCAAAAGAAGGCGAAAAAATTGAAACGTTAGATGATCAAGAGCGTACATTACAAAGCCACCATCTTGTAATTACAAACGGCACGAAAGCTTTAGCTGTTGCTGGTGTAATGGGCGGGGCGGATTCTGAAGTTACAAATGAGACAGTAAACGTTCTAATTGAGTCTGCATACTTTGCAGGTCAAACAGTACGTCGTACATCAAAAGACTTAGGTCTTCGTAGTGAATCAAGTGCACGTTTCGAAAAAGGAATCGACCCAACACGTACATTTGAAGCAATTCAACACGCAGCTGCTTTAATGGCGAAATATGCTGGTGGTGAAGCACTTGAAGGTGTGGTAGAAGCTGACAACTTACAAGTACAAGAGCGTACAGTATCTGTTACTGCTGAAAAAGTAAACCGTGTATTAGGTACAAATATTTCTGCGAGTGAAATGGGTACAATGTTCACAAACTTGAAATTCCCATTCACAGAAGTAGAAGGAACATTCCATGTAAATGTACCAGCACGTCGTCCTGATATTACAATTTCAGAAGACTTAGTAGAAGAAGTGGGCCGTTTATACGGTTATGACCATATTCCAGTTACATTACCTTCTGGAACGATGACTCGTGGTAAATTAACATCAGCACAAACGAAACGTCGTAAAGTACGCCGCTTCTTAGAGGGTGCTGGTTTATATGAAGCAATCACGTATTCATTAACAAGCGCTGATAAAGCGAAACAATATATGGTTGAGCCAAACGAAAAGGCGCCTGTAGGTCTTGCACTTCCAATGAGTGAAGAACGTAGCCAACTTCGTTTAAGCTTAGTACCGCAATTACTAGAAGCAGTTTCATACAATGTCGCTCGTAAAAACGACAGCGTTGCTTTATACGAGGTAGGTTCTATCTTCTTACCGACAGAAGAAGGAGAACTTCCGAAAGAAGAACAACATCTTGCAGGTGTTATGACAGGTCTTGCTCTTCACCATGCATGGCAAGGTGAGAAGAAAGTAGTAGACTTCTTCGTTGTGAAAGGTGTACTAGAAGGACTATTCGACGTGCTTGGCGTTTCAAACCAAATCACATATGCACCAGCAAAACGTGAAGGTATGCACCCAGGCCGTACAGCTGACATCGTATTGGATGGCGAAGTAATTGGTTTCATCGGTCAATTGCACCCAGAAGCAGAAAAACAATTAGATGTGAAAAATACATTCGTATTCGAACTATCTCTTGTAAAAGTATTCGGTGCAGACGCAGAAGAAACTTACTACGCAGCAATTCCACGTTTCCCATCTATGACGCGTGATATGGCTGTTGTAGTAACAAAAGAAACAAAAGCTGGTGAAATGAAGCAAGTCATTGCTGAAGCTGGCGGAGAACTTCTGAAAGATGTAACATTATTCGACTTATACGAAGGTGAAAAAATGGAAGAAGGCAAGAAATCACTTGCATTCTCTATGACTTACTTCGATGCAGAACGTACATTAACAGACGAAGAAGTAACAGAAGCACATAACCGTGTACTAACAACGGTAGAAGAGAAATTCGGTGCGGAGTTACGTAAGTAA